cAAATAACACATCATTTTCCTTACATCCTGAGAAAGAAAACAGCAATGATAGTTGTAACGCTACAAATATTGCTCAAGAATTTGACATTGATAAACCTACTGAAAATAAATCGGCAAAATATCGAGATTCGCCGAAGAAAGAAAATCCGTCTGATGCAGAAGATTCATCTTTTGATAATATCCGTGAAGTTGAAGATACGATAACAAATGAGAAATCTCCATGTAATGCTGTAAACAATGATTTACGTATGTTCGAAAACACTTTAGATGATAGTAATTTTGAAAGTGAAGATATTGCTAATAAGACAGAGAATCCAGGTTCTATAGGGTTTAATTATAAGTCTAACATCGAAGATAAATGCAATTTGCAAGATAGCGGTAAATCAAGCAGGGATTATAATGATGCCgctaatatttttgaaacttacGGTGAATTAGATGATCCtctcatttaattttcttaaatgatCGATATGCTATTCTTGtgtaaattaacaaaatagtAATGCAGGAACtatactatttaatttaaatataaattaatcattttcctgaaaagtaacattttttattacagaatttaatacataaaaaattcaagaaaatatatgtCAAATTGTTTTGtccataaatttcaatatcctacaatttcaattaaatgcataaattatttacctaCTTCTcattatctatatacatacacatgtgtgtgtttgtgtgtgtttttgtgtagtaactaaatatttttaatttaatattttctatataaagagAGTAATACCGCAGAATACCGCAgagataaaatgtttttcttctaaattctAGACTTAAATACATTGTTTCCTTTtgttacatttcttttctgagaaaaataaatgaataacaGTTCAGTATATATAATGCAGAGTTCTTTAGGAAAGATAGAATGCTAGTTGTAAGATTAACACACACTGTTGATacataaattcttaaattctAATCTAAGGTAATCTAAATTCATAAACCGTATCAAAGGGATTCATGCAATATGTCataaaaatgtagataataaaaaaacaattatgtagcaatatatataaagacagtatatgttaaaatatgtatgaatatttcatgtttatctttatttcttactagttctatatattatattaatatatgccAGCATTctatttttccttaatatgtattataccaATAATTATTCTGCTACACTAAAACAGCTGTGTTAAAACAATATGgtgacaaatataatatttatcgttaGATTAAAAGAGTTATAAAATCCCAAATAGAAGTGTTGTAATTACagtacatatttatagtttttaaacaattttaaaaattcaattaaagcTCAGATCATTTTCTTGCTTTAGAATCAATATCAAGATGTAGAAAGAATATCGATGCTTATAAATGTTTTGGCAGTGCATTACGTAAGAACATGTGTACATTTTGTCATAGAAAGTTAACAGGAGAGCTAAAAAAAATGGCAGCGTTTGATAAACATTTCTGATTGTTACCCAAATAATACAATGCAGAAAGATTGCAATTGGCAAGGGaagataaagttattattCTTTTCGTTGTGCGTTCAGTCTTCTATTACACAGCTGATTTCAGTAATAGTATGCTGATAAATACTTCTCGCAGTAAGAAATTTTCagcaaaaatgtatattgacATTGGTTGTTATCGACATGTTAACAGTGAGGaaagtaatatgtatattgtcaaatttacagtttaatttattaatttttaagcaaaTGCAATTAGTTATAacgcatattttaaaaatcacaagCTATTATTAGacattattagaaattattcgcgcgtataattatttttctcactaaatatttgtttaaaaaacaaataaattatcataaaaaacatttataaaatagaacaaAATCACCTAACTACgtctttaattattcatagtcctaattatataaaattcatataaattatataaaaattacatgttttgtatatttataaatgtgcTCCACACAGTGCATATAATATTCCTACAGTTAAATCCGACAGTTGCCataaaatgtattgaaaaCATGCACAATGTGGATGATAAAGATCTAATAAAAtcgagttattaatttaacccTAGGTATACACTCTGGGTTTTCCGAGACCCCAGATGAAGTTTGAATTTCTCTTCAATAGCTAGTAATTGCCGAAGCAATCAATTGTTTGTCagttttgcaataattaacaCGTAAAATAAGTCAGGAATCTTTCAGACCCCAGTGTGTGTTTCGTACAACTTTTTTTGCAAgtcagtatattttttaattcatgaattttattttctaacaaAAATCCTAACTTTTATACCTGTCTGCAAACCCGCCAGAAGATAGAAATATTCGTCATTTTTGGAACCTTGTAATTTTCATGATAATATTCCAATATTatcgacaaattttttttgtacattgaAATGTGCTCTTTCAAAATCTGAATCTGAATCCCAGTGTGGCTTCGAGGTatgcgaaaaatatgtatacctaTAGTTAAATATCAGTTAATATAAGCTCGGTTTCTTCGTTATTCATTAGATACTAAATAAATTAGGTTACTAAATGCATTGCGAAATCAATATATACCTAAGGCAATTTGTCACGCAATTGTTGAAgcgtaaaaaaag
The nucleotide sequence above comes from Temnothorax longispinosus isolate EJ_2023e chromosome 4, Tlon_JGU_v1, whole genome shotgun sequence. Encoded proteins:
- the LOC139810909 gene encoding uncharacterized protein isoform X1, producing the protein MPQEMNVLCCYSCKMYQVHIVKKARKWQCKLCNAKQSVRQIYFQGSGKDCRLRVQHLNYLKANNTSFSLHPEKENSNDSCNATNIAQEFDIDKPTENKSAKYRDSPKKENPSDAEDSSFDNIREVEDTITNEKSPCNAVNNDLRMFENTLDDSNFESEDIANKTENPGSIGFNYKSNIEDKCNLQDSGKSSRDYNDAANIFETYGELDDPLI